In a genomic window of Magnolia sinica isolate HGM2019 chromosome 14, MsV1, whole genome shotgun sequence:
- the LOC131225158 gene encoding uncharacterized protein LOC131225158 isoform X1 produces the protein METLIPEVSKLLNETLSPEKTLVWSATEALDRLSSNLPAFPLSLIAIASGGDNQGQRIAAATYLKNFTRHRVEGDSSSPKVHHEFRNQLVQALLKVESAVLKVLVEAFRVIIVADFVKENSWPELVPELRSVIQNSDLISGSANFQWKTINALTVLQAIIRPFQYFLNPKLAKEPVPLQLELIAKEILVPLQATFHCFLDKALSFQGTEVETERTLLIICKCIYFAVRSHMPSTLCPLLPSFCLDLIRILDSLTLDGIVLEDGYLLRLKAGKRSLLIFCALVTRHRKHADKLMPSILTCAFRIAKQSINVSNFDFLSERIVSLAFDVISHVLETGPGWRLVSPHFSSLMESAIFPALTMNQKDVSEWEEDADEYIRKNLPSDLEEASGWNEDLFTARKSAINLLGVVSMSKGPPTSAASVKRKKGDKNKGKERRSSVGELLVIPFLSKFPIPSDAVLNPSRTSNDYYGVLMAYGGLQDFLKDQNPAYTATLIRSRLLPLYLSSPCLPYLVATANWVLGELASCLPQDMSADIYGSLLKALVMQDVGDISCYPVRASAAGAIAELLENDYLPPEWLPLLQVLVNGTDNEDENEISLLFQLITTVVEVGDEKVAVYLPAIVSTLAGAISKHIPPIPEPLPQVAEKGFAALAAMAQTWEDSLQDEIKQNESSQEQRSGWATIARAFAGLLQQAWLTSAQPMEGEVSSLLPPPSCIDEASVLLGSIMRFIVLIDEVTELKIAELLVVWADLIADWHAWEEVEDLAIFDSIQEVVNLHKRCELKHFFVRGMPPPPAPPVPQRSIIEGVSAFVSEAISAYASATWRACTCAHLLLHVPRFSFESEGVKQSLVIAFSWAAFSRFMKIRNKPIALWKPLLLVISSCYLCYPDNVEKILEKDEEKGFTIWAGALAHISTSSFEPSLSSESEIKLAVMALTKVVERLLGSPSDPGSSVLRDCFDSLMEVAIRLKEVQEEEESEDDGTEDDVDEADEEVDEYDDEDSEDDEREETEEEFLERYAEAAVKLESEMVAEGDVEDQEQELELGILDEVDEQRAVYSLIERYHHVLIQRQTLPSHLITRFINTFPKYGSFFQAR, from the exons atggAAACCCTAATTCCGGAGGTCTCAAAGCTGCTGAACGAGACGCTGAGCCCAGAAAAGACCCTTGTCTGGTCGGCGACAGAAGCCCTCGATCGCCTCTCCTCGAATCTCCCCGccttccctctctccctcattgCCATCGCATCTG GAGGTGATAATCAAGGGCAAAGAATAGCTGCTGCTACATATCTGAAGAATTTCACTCGACATCGTGTTGAGGGAGACTCATCTTCTCCAAAAGTTCATCATGAGTTTAGGAACCAGCTTGTTCAAGCTTTACTTAAAGTTGAATCAGCAGTTCTCAAAGTTTTAGTTGAAGCT TTCCGTGTTATAATCGTTGCTGACTTTGTTAAGGAGAATTCATGGCCTGAACTTGTACCCGAACTGCGATCAGTTATTCAAAATAGTGATCTTATCAGTGGAAGTGCAAACTTTCAGTGGAAAACCATAAATGCCCTTACCGTTCTTCAAGCTATCATTAGACCCTTTCAG TATTTCTTGAACCCCAAACTTGCGAAGGAACCAGTGCCGCTGCAGTTGGAGCTGATAGCGAAAGAAATTCTTGTCCCTTTGCAAGCTACATTCCATTGTTTCCTTGATAAG GCTTTATCGTTCCAAGGAACAGAGGTGGAAACTGAGAGGACCCTTCTCATCATTTGCAAATGCATCTATTTTGCT GTGAGGTCACATATGCCATCTACTTTATGTCCTCTTCTGCCTTCATTTTGTCTGGATCTTATTCGGATTCTGGACTCCTTGACTTTGGATGGTATAGTTCTAGAAGATGGGTACTTGCTGAGGCTAAAGGCTGGGAAAAGAAGCTTGCTTATTTTTTGTGCTTTGGTCACACGACACCGGAAGCATGCTGACAA GTTGATGCCGAGCATCTTAACTTGTGCATTCAGAATAGCGAAGCAAAGCATCAATGTTAGT AATTTCGATTTCTTGTCGGAGCGGATTGTTTCATTAGCTTTTGATGTTATTTCGCATGTTCTGGAGACAGGACCA GGATGGAGATTAGTTTCgcctcatttttcttcattgatGGAGTCTGCAATCTTCCCGGCATTAACAATGAACCAGAAG GATGTTTCAGAGTGGGAAGAAGATGCAGATGAGTACATAAGGAAAAATCTTCCATCTGATCTT GAAGAAGCTTCTGGATGGAATGAAGATCTGTTTACTGCAAGGAAAAGTGCTATAAATTTACTTGGCGTCGTTTCAATGTCAAAG GGGCCTCCAACTTCTGCAGCTTCAGTGAAACGCAAAAAAGGtgataaaaataaaggaaaagaacgACGTAGCTCTGTGGGGGAATTGTTAGTGATACCATTTTTATCCAAGTTTCCCATTCCCTCGGATGCTGTTTTGAACCCATCTAGGACTTCAAATGA TTACTATGGTGTTTTGATGGCTTATGGAGGTCTTCAAGAT TTCTTGAAAGACCAGAATCCTGCATACACAGCAACTTTGATTCGGAGCAGGTTGCTACCATTATATTTGTCATCTCCCTGTCTACCTTACTTGGTTGCCACTGCAAACTGGGTACTTGGAGAGCTTGCATCTTGTCTCCCTCAA GATATGAGTGCAGATATTTATGGTTCACTGCTGAAGGCATTGGTCATGCAAGATGTGGGGGATATTTCCTGTTATCCTGTCCGGGCTTCTGCTGCTGGGGCTATTGCAGAACTTCTTGAA aacgACTACCTTCCACCAGAATGGTTGCCCCTCTTGCAAGTCCTGGTTAATGGCACGGATAATGAAGATGAAAATGAGATCTCCCTTTTATTTCAGCTAATAACCACCGTGGTTGAGGTGGGCGATGAGAAGGTTGCTGTTTATCTTCCAGCAATTGTCTCGACTTTAGCTGGTGCTATTTCAAAGCACATACCTCCTATCCCAGAGCCATTGCCTCAG GTGGCAGAGAAGGGCTTTGCTGCATTAGCTGCAATGGCACAAACTTGGGAGGATTCTTTGCAGGATGAAATTAAGCAGAATGAATCAAGCCAAGAGCAGAGATCTGGTTGGGCTACCATTGCTAGAGCATTTGCAGGCCTCCTACAACAGGCTTGGCTCACTTCTGCACAACCAATG GAAGGAGAAGTTTCTAGTTTATTGCCCCCTCCATCATGCATAGATGAGGCGTCGGTATTGCTGGGGTCCATTATGAGATTCattgttctaattgatgaggTCACTGAGCTAAAAATTGCAGAGTTGTTAGTAGTTTGGGCGGATCTGATTGCAGATTGGCATGCTTGGGAAGAAGTGGAAGACTTGGCAATATTTGATTCCATTCAGGAAGTTGTGAATTTACACAAAAGATGCGAGTTAAAACACTTCTTTGTAAGAGGGATGCCGCCACCACCTGCTCCGCCTGTTCCACAACGTTCCATTATTGAAGGCGTCAGTGCTTTTGTTAGTGAGGCTATTTCAGCATATGCATCCGCAACATGGAGGGCGTGCACATGTGCACATTTATTGCTCCATGTTCCAAGGTTCTCATTTGAATCAGAAGGTGTCAAGCAGTCGCTGGTAATAGCTTTCAGTTGGGCGGCATTTTCACGTTTCATGAAGATCCGAAACAAGCCTATTGCATTGTGGAAGCCTTTGCTGCTGGTTATTTCATCATGCTATTTATGCTATCCTGATAATGTCGAGAAGATTTTGGAGAAGGATGAGGAAAAAGGTTTCACTATTTGGGCAGGTGCATTGGCACATATCTCGACTAGCTCTTTTGAACCCAGCCTCTCTTCTGAGTCCGAGATCAAGTTAGCAG TAATGGCATTGACAAAGGTGGTTGAACGGTTGCTGGGTTCTCCTTCAGACCCAGGGAGTAGTGTTTTGCGGGATTGCTTTGACTCGCTAATGGAAGTAGCCATACGTCTTAAAGAGGTTCaggaagaagaggagagtgaGGATGATGGTACGGAAGATGATGTTGATGAAGCAGATGAAGAAGTTGATGAGTACGATGATGAG GATTCTGAGGACGATGAGCGtgaagaaacagaagaagaatTCTTGGAAAGATATGCAGAGGCAGCTGTTAAATTGGAGAGTGAGATGGTTGCAGAAGGGGATGTGGAGGATCAAGAACAGGAACTTGAATTAG GCATCTTGGATGAAGTTGATGAGCAAAGAGCTGTATACTCCTTGATAGAGAGATACCACCACGTTCTTATACAGAGACAGACATTACCATCTCATCTTATCACAAGATTCATAAACACCTTCCCCAAATACGGTTCATTCTTCCAGGCTCGTTGA
- the LOC131225642 gene encoding 1-Cys peroxiredoxin: protein MPGLTIGDTIPNLEVDSTHGKIKLHDFIGDSWIIIFSHPGDFTPVCTTELGKIAAYAEEFVKRGVKLLGLSCDDVQSHNEWIKDIEAYTPGCKVKYPIIADPKTEVIKQLNMVDPDEKDSSGNLVPSRALHIVGPDKKVKLSFLYPASTGRNIDEVLRVVESLQKAAKHKVATPANWKPGEPVVISPSVSNEQAKEMFPQGYTTVDLPSKKDYLRFTNV, encoded by the exons ATGCCGGGTCTGACGATTGGCGACACCATTCCAAACCTGGAAGTCGACTCCACCCATGGCAAAATCAAGCTACACGACTTCATAGGAGATAGCTGGATTATCATCTTTTCTCACCCAG GGGATTTCACCCCTGTATGCACGACGGAGCTCGGGAAGATAGCGGCTTACGCCGAAGAGTTCGTGAAGCGAGGGGTGAAGCTCTTGGGCCTGTCATGCGACGATGTTCAATCTCACAACGAGTGGATTAAGGACATTGAAGCATACACT CCAGGGTGCAAGGTGAAGTATCCGATAATAGCGGACCCGAAAACGGAGGTCATCAAGCAGCTCAACATGGTGGACCCGGATGAGAAAGACTCCAGTGGAAACCTGGTCCCATCTCGAGCTCTGCATATCGTCGGACCCGACAAGAAG GTTAAGCTAAGCTTCTTGTACCCAGCTTCAACAGGGAGGAACATAGACGAGGTGTTGAGGGTGGTGGAGTCCCTCCAGAAAGCAGCTAAGCACAAGGTGGCTACTCCAGCTAACTGGAAGCCTGGAGAGCCTGTTGTCATTTCACCCAGCGTCTCCAACGAACAGGCCAAGGAGATGTTCCCTCAAGGCTACACAACTGTTGATCTTCCCTCCAAAAAAGACTACCTCCGTTTCACCAAcgtttga
- the LOC131225158 gene encoding uncharacterized protein LOC131225158 isoform X2 — protein METLIPEVSKLLNETLSPEKTLVWSATEALDRLSSNLPAFPLSLIAIASGGDNQGQRIAAATYLKNFTRHRVEGDSSSPKVHHEFRNQLVQALLKVESAVLKVLVEAFRVIIVADFVKENSWPELVPELRSVIQNSDLISGSANFQWKTINALTVLQAIIRPFQYFLNPKLAKEPVPLQLELIAKEILVPLQATFHCFLDKALSFQGTEVETERTLLIICKCIYFAVRSHMPSTLCPLLPSFCLDLIRILDSLTLDGIVLEDGYLLRLKAGKRSLLIFCALVTRHRKHADKLMPSILTCAFRIAKQSINVSGWRLVSPHFSSLMESAIFPALTMNQKDVSEWEEDADEYIRKNLPSDLEEASGWNEDLFTARKSAINLLGVVSMSKGPPTSAASVKRKKGDKNKGKERRSSVGELLVIPFLSKFPIPSDAVLNPSRTSNDYYGVLMAYGGLQDFLKDQNPAYTATLIRSRLLPLYLSSPCLPYLVATANWVLGELASCLPQDMSADIYGSLLKALVMQDVGDISCYPVRASAAGAIAELLENDYLPPEWLPLLQVLVNGTDNEDENEISLLFQLITTVVEVGDEKVAVYLPAIVSTLAGAISKHIPPIPEPLPQVAEKGFAALAAMAQTWEDSLQDEIKQNESSQEQRSGWATIARAFAGLLQQAWLTSAQPMEGEVSSLLPPPSCIDEASVLLGSIMRFIVLIDEVTELKIAELLVVWADLIADWHAWEEVEDLAIFDSIQEVVNLHKRCELKHFFVRGMPPPPAPPVPQRSIIEGVSAFVSEAISAYASATWRACTCAHLLLHVPRFSFESEGVKQSLVIAFSWAAFSRFMKIRNKPIALWKPLLLVISSCYLCYPDNVEKILEKDEEKGFTIWAGALAHISTSSFEPSLSSESEIKLAVMALTKVVERLLGSPSDPGSSVLRDCFDSLMEVAIRLKEVQEEEESEDDGTEDDVDEADEEVDEYDDEDSEDDEREETEEEFLERYAEAAVKLESEMVAEGDVEDQEQELELGILDEVDEQRAVYSLIERYHHVLIQRQTLPSHLITRFINTFPKYGSFFQAR, from the exons atggAAACCCTAATTCCGGAGGTCTCAAAGCTGCTGAACGAGACGCTGAGCCCAGAAAAGACCCTTGTCTGGTCGGCGACAGAAGCCCTCGATCGCCTCTCCTCGAATCTCCCCGccttccctctctccctcattgCCATCGCATCTG GAGGTGATAATCAAGGGCAAAGAATAGCTGCTGCTACATATCTGAAGAATTTCACTCGACATCGTGTTGAGGGAGACTCATCTTCTCCAAAAGTTCATCATGAGTTTAGGAACCAGCTTGTTCAAGCTTTACTTAAAGTTGAATCAGCAGTTCTCAAAGTTTTAGTTGAAGCT TTCCGTGTTATAATCGTTGCTGACTTTGTTAAGGAGAATTCATGGCCTGAACTTGTACCCGAACTGCGATCAGTTATTCAAAATAGTGATCTTATCAGTGGAAGTGCAAACTTTCAGTGGAAAACCATAAATGCCCTTACCGTTCTTCAAGCTATCATTAGACCCTTTCAG TATTTCTTGAACCCCAAACTTGCGAAGGAACCAGTGCCGCTGCAGTTGGAGCTGATAGCGAAAGAAATTCTTGTCCCTTTGCAAGCTACATTCCATTGTTTCCTTGATAAG GCTTTATCGTTCCAAGGAACAGAGGTGGAAACTGAGAGGACCCTTCTCATCATTTGCAAATGCATCTATTTTGCT GTGAGGTCACATATGCCATCTACTTTATGTCCTCTTCTGCCTTCATTTTGTCTGGATCTTATTCGGATTCTGGACTCCTTGACTTTGGATGGTATAGTTCTAGAAGATGGGTACTTGCTGAGGCTAAAGGCTGGGAAAAGAAGCTTGCTTATTTTTTGTGCTTTGGTCACACGACACCGGAAGCATGCTGACAA GTTGATGCCGAGCATCTTAACTTGTGCATTCAGAATAGCGAAGCAAAGCATCAATGTTAGT GGATGGAGATTAGTTTCgcctcatttttcttcattgatGGAGTCTGCAATCTTCCCGGCATTAACAATGAACCAGAAG GATGTTTCAGAGTGGGAAGAAGATGCAGATGAGTACATAAGGAAAAATCTTCCATCTGATCTT GAAGAAGCTTCTGGATGGAATGAAGATCTGTTTACTGCAAGGAAAAGTGCTATAAATTTACTTGGCGTCGTTTCAATGTCAAAG GGGCCTCCAACTTCTGCAGCTTCAGTGAAACGCAAAAAAGGtgataaaaataaaggaaaagaacgACGTAGCTCTGTGGGGGAATTGTTAGTGATACCATTTTTATCCAAGTTTCCCATTCCCTCGGATGCTGTTTTGAACCCATCTAGGACTTCAAATGA TTACTATGGTGTTTTGATGGCTTATGGAGGTCTTCAAGAT TTCTTGAAAGACCAGAATCCTGCATACACAGCAACTTTGATTCGGAGCAGGTTGCTACCATTATATTTGTCATCTCCCTGTCTACCTTACTTGGTTGCCACTGCAAACTGGGTACTTGGAGAGCTTGCATCTTGTCTCCCTCAA GATATGAGTGCAGATATTTATGGTTCACTGCTGAAGGCATTGGTCATGCAAGATGTGGGGGATATTTCCTGTTATCCTGTCCGGGCTTCTGCTGCTGGGGCTATTGCAGAACTTCTTGAA aacgACTACCTTCCACCAGAATGGTTGCCCCTCTTGCAAGTCCTGGTTAATGGCACGGATAATGAAGATGAAAATGAGATCTCCCTTTTATTTCAGCTAATAACCACCGTGGTTGAGGTGGGCGATGAGAAGGTTGCTGTTTATCTTCCAGCAATTGTCTCGACTTTAGCTGGTGCTATTTCAAAGCACATACCTCCTATCCCAGAGCCATTGCCTCAG GTGGCAGAGAAGGGCTTTGCTGCATTAGCTGCAATGGCACAAACTTGGGAGGATTCTTTGCAGGATGAAATTAAGCAGAATGAATCAAGCCAAGAGCAGAGATCTGGTTGGGCTACCATTGCTAGAGCATTTGCAGGCCTCCTACAACAGGCTTGGCTCACTTCTGCACAACCAATG GAAGGAGAAGTTTCTAGTTTATTGCCCCCTCCATCATGCATAGATGAGGCGTCGGTATTGCTGGGGTCCATTATGAGATTCattgttctaattgatgaggTCACTGAGCTAAAAATTGCAGAGTTGTTAGTAGTTTGGGCGGATCTGATTGCAGATTGGCATGCTTGGGAAGAAGTGGAAGACTTGGCAATATTTGATTCCATTCAGGAAGTTGTGAATTTACACAAAAGATGCGAGTTAAAACACTTCTTTGTAAGAGGGATGCCGCCACCACCTGCTCCGCCTGTTCCACAACGTTCCATTATTGAAGGCGTCAGTGCTTTTGTTAGTGAGGCTATTTCAGCATATGCATCCGCAACATGGAGGGCGTGCACATGTGCACATTTATTGCTCCATGTTCCAAGGTTCTCATTTGAATCAGAAGGTGTCAAGCAGTCGCTGGTAATAGCTTTCAGTTGGGCGGCATTTTCACGTTTCATGAAGATCCGAAACAAGCCTATTGCATTGTGGAAGCCTTTGCTGCTGGTTATTTCATCATGCTATTTATGCTATCCTGATAATGTCGAGAAGATTTTGGAGAAGGATGAGGAAAAAGGTTTCACTATTTGGGCAGGTGCATTGGCACATATCTCGACTAGCTCTTTTGAACCCAGCCTCTCTTCTGAGTCCGAGATCAAGTTAGCAG TAATGGCATTGACAAAGGTGGTTGAACGGTTGCTGGGTTCTCCTTCAGACCCAGGGAGTAGTGTTTTGCGGGATTGCTTTGACTCGCTAATGGAAGTAGCCATACGTCTTAAAGAGGTTCaggaagaagaggagagtgaGGATGATGGTACGGAAGATGATGTTGATGAAGCAGATGAAGAAGTTGATGAGTACGATGATGAG GATTCTGAGGACGATGAGCGtgaagaaacagaagaagaatTCTTGGAAAGATATGCAGAGGCAGCTGTTAAATTGGAGAGTGAGATGGTTGCAGAAGGGGATGTGGAGGATCAAGAACAGGAACTTGAATTAG GCATCTTGGATGAAGTTGATGAGCAAAGAGCTGTATACTCCTTGATAGAGAGATACCACCACGTTCTTATACAGAGACAGACATTACCATCTCATCTTATCACAAGATTCATAAACACCTTCCCCAAATACGGTTCATTCTTCCAGGCTCGTTGA